In the genome of Fluviispira vulneris, one region contains:
- a CDS encoding helix-turn-helix domain-containing protein, whose protein sequence is MNETQLSDKNFYPSKINLIDDNNQENMESFTISVEEAAKILGVNRSRLSQLTSKGVFPYEKRKIETRNRLFYRLNDLLQHQRAQMLGNAYEFIQTHNAENTFRSPSMREINIDLLQENLEQEKKQLRIPYKHSKKNQTLLKSCATALFEQEKKLENDKKILADIESIKQKMFAHEENLSSQNEFFKKEEFKKQQEIRENNYSINKLKYAIFTLQNKLTEISQENNELKELLKKNMINIQKSKNWSQKKPKYRVSRSTTCR, encoded by the coding sequence ATGAACGAAACACAATTGAGCGATAAAAACTTTTACCCAAGTAAAATCAACTTAATAGACGATAATAATCAAGAAAACATGGAGAGCTTCACGATCAGCGTTGAAGAAGCCGCAAAAATACTCGGGGTCAACCGCTCTCGTTTGTCACAATTGACCAGTAAAGGTGTCTTTCCATATGAAAAAAGAAAAATTGAGACAAGAAATCGACTGTTCTATCGATTAAACGATCTCTTGCAACACCAAAGAGCTCAAATGCTTGGTAATGCCTATGAGTTTATTCAAACCCACAATGCAGAAAATACTTTTCGATCACCTTCTATGCGCGAGATAAATATTGATTTGTTACAGGAAAACTTAGAACAAGAAAAAAAACAACTTCGTATTCCCTATAAACACAGTAAAAAAAATCAAACTCTCCTTAAGTCATGTGCCACCGCGTTATTCGAGCAAGAGAAAAAATTAGAGAATGATAAAAAAATATTGGCGGATATTGAGTCTATAAAACAAAAGATGTTTGCGCACGAAGAGAATCTATCTAGTCAAAATGAGTTTTTCAAAAAAGAAGAATTTAAAAAACAGCAGGAAATAAGAGAAAATAATTACTCAATAAATAAACTTAAATATGCTATTTTTACACTTCAAAATAAATTAACAGAAATATCTCAAGAAAATAATGAATTAAAAGAACTATTGAAAAAAAATATGATAAACATACAGAAATCTAAAAATTGGTCACAAAAAAAACCAAAATACAGAGTTTCTCGTTCAACAACGTGTCGCTAA
- a CDS encoding ferritin-like domain-containing protein — protein MKITGELAMGLAALVQVHATILQQLRVHRNTCKLWGYQKLFDKISSHREDVSDHLDSLILRMLSAEINFDLQNINKLNIGQTVEEIFVSDREMAESCKEVALKLSNIANQNIDVRQLTEKIVLLQTAHINFTGQQLELVRQMGTQLYLATRC, from the coding sequence ATGAAAATCACCGGTGAGTTGGCTATGGGTTTGGCTGCTCTTGTGCAAGTGCATGCGACTATATTGCAGCAATTACGTGTGCATAGAAATACTTGTAAACTGTGGGGGTATCAGAAATTATTTGATAAAATCTCTTCTCATCGAGAGGATGTTTCAGATCACTTAGACTCACTTATTTTAAGAATGCTCAGTGCTGAAATCAATTTTGATTTACAGAATATAAATAAACTCAATATTGGTCAAACTGTCGAAGAGATATTTGTCAGTGATCGTGAAATGGCTGAAAGTTGTAAAGAAGTTGCACTTAAATTATCAAATATTGCGAATCAAAATATCGACGTTCGACAGTTAACTGAAAAGATTGTTCTTTTACAGACAGCGCATATCAATTTTACAGGGCAGCAGCTTGAGCTTGTTCGGCAAATGGGCACTCAATTGTATTTAGCGACACGTTGTTGA